One Tolypothrix bouteillei VB521301 DNA window includes the following coding sequences:
- a CDS encoding AMP-binding protein — MLRQFYNIVGVLRERALYQNDQRAYSFIKNADTELASLTYEELERLSRAIAAKLQSIGASRQRAFLVYPSGLKFITAFFKCLYAGVVAVLAYPSRRNQKMSRPEAIVADVQLQVLVKIEI; from the coding sequence ATGTTGCGACAATTTTATAATATCGTAGGTGTCTTAAGGGAAAGAGCCCTATATCAAAACGACCAAAGAGCTTATAGCTTTATAAAAAATGCAGACACAGAATTAGCTAGTTTGACTTATGAGGAATTAGAGCGACTGTCACGAGCGATCGCGGCAAAACTGCAGAGCATAGGAGCTAGCAGACAACGAGCCTTCCTGGTATATCCATCGGGGCTAAAATTTATTACTGCCTTTTTTAAATGTCTGTATGCAGGAGTGGTAGCGGTTCTAGCTTATCCATCCAGACGCAATCAAAAAATGTCGCGACCCGAAGCAATTGTCGCGGATGTCCAGCTTCAGGTGTTAGTAAAAATTGAGATTTAG